One genomic segment of Chitinophagales bacterium includes these proteins:
- a CDS encoding RNA-binding S4 domain-containing protein, protein MEKLRVDKYLWAIRLYKTRTASSKACEAGHVKQGNDKLKASSKIQEGDKLTVRVNHINREIEVVKLINKRVGAAIAQECYTDHTPPEALMVHKMKSAFLLPNAYRDKGTGRPTKKDRREIDKFKDIDNLEDIE, encoded by the coding sequence ATGGAAAAATTGCGTGTAGATAAATATTTGTGGGCAATTAGGCTTTATAAAACAAGAACAGCATCAAGCAAAGCTTGCGAAGCAGGGCATGTAAAGCAAGGAAATGATAAATTAAAAGCTTCTTCAAAAATTCAAGAGGGCGATAAACTTACAGTAAGAGTTAATCATATAAATAGAGAAATAGAAGTAGTAAAATTAATAAATAAAAGAGTGGGAGCGGCTATAGCTCAAGAGTGTTATACCGACCATACTCCACCAGAAGCGTTAATGGTTCATAAAATGAAATCGGCTTTTTTGCTACCCAATGCATACAGAGATAAAGGCACAGGGCGACCTACAAAAAAGGATAGGAGAGAGATAGATAAATTTAAAGACATTGATAATTTAGAAGATATAGAATGA